In Alphaproteobacteria bacterium, the following are encoded in one genomic region:
- a CDS encoding DUF2083 domain-containing protein, translating into MAAKVLMGGKIRRLRRERAMTQVDMARKLGISPSYLNLIEHNQRPLTLSILINIGKTFGVDLEIFSEDEESRLVADLTELFGDPLFRDVDFSQSELLDMVTAAPGLCQEVLALYRAFRKAREDVRSLTERLSDDTFLSTSTHELRTFLTSIRSFSEILHDHSDMEPSQRQAFLGVLVDESEKLASTIDRMLDFADAASREGQEGALSPAEEVRDFIQTQGNHFPTLEVAAENFIDSLDAEGGSRTQALTAELSRRFDVSMRIVPVSPDAPGHSFYDPARRRLLLSEALSIPSRDFQIARRIALLSAPDLLDPLLDDNDLLGAAARERARQVLAGNFAAAAMMPYEAFLESAQTLRYDIDLLSRRFDASFEQVCQRLTALRRPGAGGVPFHFLRIDIAGNVFKQFSGSGLHIARFGGACPRWNVHTAFLTPDRIDTQIARMPDGTTYFNIARALRRPPARTGDPPAWHAIGLGCELSYAHEIVYGDGLDLGADATAVPVGVTCRLCDRSDCTERVSPAMFPEPREAASDKPD; encoded by the coding sequence ATGGCAGCGAAAGTCCTGATGGGTGGAAAGATCCGCCGATTGCGCCGCGAACGGGCGATGACCCAAGTCGACATGGCCCGAAAACTGGGCATATCGCCGAGCTATCTGAATCTGATCGAACACAACCAGCGACCGCTGACCCTGTCGATTCTTATCAATATCGGCAAGACTTTCGGCGTCGACCTGGAAATATTTTCCGAGGATGAAGAATCTCGTCTGGTCGCCGACCTCACCGAATTGTTCGGTGACCCGTTGTTCCGTGACGTCGATTTTTCCCAATCCGAGCTGCTCGACATGGTCACCGCCGCCCCCGGCCTGTGTCAGGAGGTGTTGGCCCTCTATCGCGCCTTCCGCAAGGCCCGAGAGGATGTGCGATCGTTGACGGAGCGTCTGTCCGACGACACTTTCCTGTCGACCTCGACCCACGAACTGCGCACGTTCCTGACCTCGATCAGATCATTTTCCGAGATTCTTCACGACCACAGCGATATGGAGCCGTCGCAGCGGCAGGCCTTTCTCGGCGTGCTGGTCGACGAAAGCGAGAAACTGGCATCGACCATCGACCGCATGCTCGACTTTGCCGATGCGGCCAGTCGCGAGGGCCAAGAAGGCGCCCTATCGCCGGCCGAAGAGGTGCGCGATTTCATCCAAACACAGGGCAATCATTTTCCCACGCTCGAGGTGGCCGCCGAGAATTTCATCGATTCGTTGGACGCCGAGGGCGGTTCGCGGACCCAGGCTCTGACCGCGGAATTGTCACGCCGGTTCGACGTCAGCATGCGCATTGTTCCGGTAAGCCCGGACGCGCCCGGCCACAGTTTCTATGATCCGGCGCGGCGTCGCCTGCTGCTCTCCGAGGCGTTGTCGATCCCGAGTCGCGACTTTCAGATCGCGCGCCGTATCGCATTGCTGTCGGCGCCGGATCTTCTCGATCCGCTGTTGGACGACAATGACCTGCTCGGTGCCGCTGCCCGCGAACGTGCGCGGCAGGTCCTTGCCGGCAATTTCGCCGCCGCGGCGATGATGCCCTATGAAGCGTTTCTCGAATCGGCGCAAACGCTCCGCTACGACATCGATCTTCTGTCCCGACGATTCGATGCCAGTTTCGAGCAGGTATGCCAGCGTTTGACCGCTTTGCGCCGGCCCGGCGCCGGCGGCGTGCCATTCCATTTCCTCCGCATCGATATTGCCGGCAACGTCTTCAAGCAGTTCAGCGGGTCGGGCCTGCACATCGCGCGGTTCGGCGGCGCTTGTCCGCGGTGGAACGTCCACACCGCGTTCCTGACGCCTGATCGCATCGATACCCAGATCGCGCGTATGCCGGACGGGACGACGTACTTCAATATCGCCCGCGCGCTGCGGCGCCCGCCCGCCCGTACCGGCGATCCGCCGGCTTGGCACGCGATCGGCTTGGGCTGCGAATTGTCCTACGCTCACGAAATTGTTTATGGCGACGGGCTCGACCTCGGCGCCGATGCCACCGCCGTACCGGTCGGCGTCACCTGTCGCCTGTGCGACCGGAGCGATTGTACGGAGCGGGTGTCGCCGGCGATGTTTCCGGAGCCGCGCGAGGCCGCTTCCGACAAGCCGGATTAG
- a CDS encoding sodium:solute symporter codes for MEAKVIWLFIFVLVYWAYCITMGLRSARMAKTASDYFIAGRRLNMWVFILAATATSFSGWTFMGHPGLVFRDGFQYAYASFYTITIPFTGVLFLKRQWMLGKRYGYVTPGEMLSDYFQGNAIRILTVLVALLFSIPYLGVQLGASGFLFTVLTDGMIPKDWGMWILSIVVLVYVASGGLRAVAYVDTAQCVLLALGIAVVGVIALQAAGGWDSLQSGLAALGASDVGKWGTTQGYGGGDYNAYFAIPGVIQFTAGLGKETPVGGLWTGIMCLTYMFALMGIQSAPAFSMWSFANNDPRPFAPQQVWASSLVIGGILFFFTAFQGMGGNILGANPAVNEAGLAIANVLPDTIAAKPDSIVPHYMNLMATQAPWLVGLLAVCALAAMQSTGAAYMSTAGAMLTRDLYKKYLNPTASHATQKLCGRGGVAFIVLSALAVATFSADALVLLGGLAVAFGFQMWPSLASVCWFPWLTRQGVTWGLAGGLIAVIFTETFGQTIAGWFGIDLPWGRWPWTIHSAGWGMLVNLAIALPISAATQNANALAHRMTYHNFLAEHGSLSPEKRKLIPAAWVITLAWMFFGIGPGAVLGNYIFGAPDAGVDGWTFGIPSIWAWQILFWVLGVFMMWFLAYKMEMSTVPDKEVEALAEDIGDVAPEQQS; via the coding sequence ATGGAAGCGAAGGTTATCTGGCTTTTCATCTTCGTCCTCGTTTACTGGGCCTATTGCATCACGATGGGCCTCAGAAGCGCGCGAATGGCGAAGACCGCCAGCGACTATTTCATCGCCGGGCGGCGGTTGAACATGTGGGTGTTCATCCTCGCTGCGACGGCAACATCATTCTCGGGATGGACGTTCATGGGTCATCCGGGCCTCGTCTTTCGCGACGGGTTCCAATACGCCTATGCATCGTTCTACACGATCACCATCCCCTTCACCGGCGTGCTGTTCCTGAAACGGCAGTGGATGCTGGGCAAACGCTACGGCTACGTCACGCCGGGCGAGATGCTGTCCGATTATTTCCAGGGCAATGCCATCCGCATCCTGACCGTGCTCGTGGCCCTGCTGTTCTCGATCCCTTATCTGGGTGTCCAGCTCGGTGCCTCGGGCTTCCTGTTCACCGTCCTCACCGACGGCATGATCCCCAAGGATTGGGGTATGTGGATCCTGTCGATCGTCGTCCTCGTCTACGTCGCATCGGGCGGTCTGCGGGCCGTGGCTTATGTGGACACCGCACAATGTGTTCTGCTCGCCCTCGGTATCGCGGTCGTCGGTGTGATTGCGTTGCAGGCAGCCGGCGGCTGGGATTCGCTGCAATCGGGTCTCGCCGCATTGGGCGCCTCCGATGTCGGCAAATGGGGCACCACACAGGGCTACGGCGGCGGCGACTACAACGCCTACTTCGCCATCCCCGGTGTGATTCAGTTCACGGCCGGCTTGGGCAAGGAAACCCCGGTCGGCGGTCTGTGGACCGGCATCATGTGCCTGACCTACATGTTCGCATTGATGGGCATTCAGTCGGCACCGGCGTTCTCGATGTGGTCGTTCGCCAATAACGATCCGCGTCCGTTCGCGCCGCAACAGGTGTGGGCCTCGTCGCTGGTGATCGGCGGCATCCTGTTCTTCTTCACCGCGTTCCAGGGCATGGGCGGCAATATCCTCGGCGCCAACCCGGCGGTGAACGAAGCAGGTTTGGCGATCGCCAACGTCCTCCCCGACACGATCGCGGCAAAGCCCGATTCGATCGTACCGCACTACATGAACCTGATGGCGACACAAGCGCCCTGGTTGGTTGGGCTATTGGCGGTCTGCGCCTTGGCCGCGATGCAGTCGACGGGTGCCGCTTATATGTCGACGGCTGGCGCGATGCTGACCCGCGACCTCTATAAGAAGTACCTCAATCCGACCGCTTCGCACGCGACGCAGAAGCTGTGCGGCCGCGGCGGCGTAGCATTCATCGTGCTGTCGGCGTTGGCGGTGGCGACCTTCTCGGCCGATGCCCTGGTTCTGTTGGGCGGCTTGGCGGTCGCCTTCGGGTTCCAGATGTGGCCGTCCTTGGCGTCGGTTTGTTGGTTCCCGTGGCTCACCCGTCAGGGTGTGACCTGGGGTCTCGCGGGCGGCCTGATCGCCGTCATCTTTACCGAGACCTTCGGCCAAACGATCGCCGGCTGGTTCGGCATCGACCTGCCGTGGGGCCGCTGGCCGTGGACCATCCATTCGGCCGGTTGGGGCATGCTCGTCAATCTGGCTATCGCGCTGCCGATCTCGGCCGCGACCCAGAATGCCAATGCCCTCGCCCATCGCATGACCTACCACAACTTCCTCGCCGAACATGGCAGCCTGTCGCCTGAAAAGCGCAAGCTGATCCCGGCGGCGTGGGTCATCACTCTGGCCTGGATGTTCTTCGGAATCGGTCCGGGTGCGGTGCTCGGCAACTACATCTTCGGTGCGCCGGATGCCGGCGTCGATGGCTGGACCTTCGGCATACCGTCGATCTGGGCATGGCAGATCCTGTTCTGGGTGCTCGGCGTCTTCATGATGTGGTTCTTGGCATACAAGATGGAGATGTCGACGGTTCCGGATAAGGAGGTCGAGGCGTTGGCCGAGGATATCGGCGACGTCGCACCGGAACAGCAGAGCTAA
- a CDS encoding tetratricopeptide repeat protein, whose product MNPRVLRRFIILLAGLTFVAFTAWVIHGYLNPIPGDFQVRRGDIHLGVGEWDEALEDFNLALEEQPDHRGALMGRAIVFVQTGRDTEAEAELTYLINYLNANLEPDDPTGAGTLAAAHANLGILYDRQARYEDAVAHYIKALEIDEGAVDGPDIFHKILYEAQPSTIRDRAIYILEQLKLPEDQRLLRLPEKDERQRMYKP is encoded by the coding sequence GTGAACCCGCGCGTCCTCAGGCGGTTCATCATTTTGTTGGCGGGCCTGACATTCGTCGCCTTCACGGCGTGGGTTATCCACGGCTACCTCAACCCGATCCCGGGCGACTTTCAGGTCCGGCGCGGCGATATCCATCTCGGCGTCGGCGAGTGGGATGAGGCGCTCGAGGATTTCAACCTCGCGCTCGAGGAGCAGCCCGATCATCGCGGCGCACTCATGGGCCGGGCGATCGTCTTCGTACAGACCGGCCGCGACACCGAGGCGGAGGCCGAGCTCACCTATCTGATCAACTACCTCAACGCAAACCTGGAACCGGATGACCCGACGGGCGCCGGCACGCTGGCCGCCGCCCATGCCAATCTTGGCATTCTCTACGATCGCCAGGCCCGCTACGAGGACGCCGTCGCCCACTACATCAAGGCCCTCGAAATCGACGAAGGGGCGGTCGACGGTCCCGACATCTTCCACAAGATACTCTATGAGGCACAGCCGTCGACGATCCGGGATCGCGCGATTTACATCCTGGAGCAGCTCAAGCTGCCGGAGGACCAACGTTTGCTGCGCCTCCCGGAAAAGGACGAGCGCCAGCGGATGTACAAACCGTAG